A genomic segment from uncultured Alistipes sp. encodes:
- a CDS encoding PH domain-containing protein, whose protein sequence is MLSVYKYRFSRRTIYVSIFYLAVFALLGWALYHLYEGGYLSAWFTSFIVALIALMALSIPRKIVVSDDRVEVRCLLDITEIRRDEIASVRRVETRRMKWFLPIFGGYGFFGYYGHFIDLRRLDRVRIYASEWRNFVEVTDIYDDRLYVSCADADRLVAELTPPGGNRPNDDEVDEEEEGPEQEAQESGNSRNGAERHREAAGRTTETRPE, encoded by the coding sequence ATGCTGAGCGTCTACAAATACCGTTTTTCCCGTCGCACGATCTACGTGTCGATCTTCTACCTGGCCGTCTTCGCACTGCTGGGCTGGGCGCTCTACCACCTCTACGAAGGGGGTTATCTCTCGGCATGGTTCACCTCGTTCATCGTCGCCCTGATCGCCCTGATGGCCCTCTCGATTCCCCGCAAGATCGTTGTCTCGGACGATCGCGTCGAGGTGCGCTGCCTGTTGGACATCACCGAGATCCGCCGCGACGAAATCGCCTCGGTGCGCCGCGTCGAGACACGCCGCATGAAGTGGTTCCTGCCCATCTTCGGCGGATACGGATTCTTCGGATACTACGGGCATTTCATCGACCTGCGGAGGCTCGACCGCGTGAGGATCTACGCCTCGGAGTGGCGCAATTTCGTCGAGGTCACCGATATTTACGACGACCGGCTCTACGTCTCGTGCGCCGATGCCGACCGGCTGGTCGCCGAACTCACCCCGCCCGGCGGAAACCGCCCCAATGACGATGAGGTCGACGAGGAAGAGGAGGGCCCGGAACAGGAGGCCCAGGAGTCGGGAAACAGCCGGAATGGCGCCGAAAGACATCGGGAAGCGGCGGGCAGAACAACCGAAACCCGGCCGGAGTGA
- the rd gene encoding rubredoxin, translating to MKKYRCVVCDWVYDPAVGDPDGGIAPGTAFEEIPEDWVCPVCGVGKDQFEEVAE from the coding sequence ATGAAAAAGTATCGTTGTGTAGTCTGCGACTGGGTTTACGACCCGGCAGTCGGCGATCCCGACGGAGGTATCGCCCCCGGAACGGCGTTCGAAGAGATTCCCGAAGACTGGGTTTGCCCCGTCTGCGGCGTCGGCAAGGACCAGTTCGAAGAGGTCGCCGAATAA